From the genome of Erythrobacter litoralis, one region includes:
- the secF gene encoding protein translocase subunit SecF, with protein MKLLKLVPADTNIKFLRLRVPFFVVSLLLIAASWALVFVNGLNLGVDFAGGQEIQATFTQSDEAPVPELRESIAAVEGVGDPVVQRFGEANQVSIRVKLPPEAEGNPAFADELTKRITTALEAGYDDIQIDAVNSVSGKVSGEFRQDAILALLAAMVAVALYIWIRFEWQFGAGALFALFHDVSLTLGLFALFQLEFSLQIIAAILAIIGYSLNDTIVVFDRIRENLKKYRKMGIVEVLDLSMNETLARTVMTSLTLLVALLPLLLFGPASLFGLVAAITFGLFVGTYSSVYLASPVLIWLGVDSNSFVPRESEADRQEKIARGEA; from the coding sequence ATGAAACTCCTGAAACTCGTCCCCGCCGACACGAACATCAAGTTCCTGCGCCTGCGCGTGCCGTTCTTCGTCGTCAGCCTGCTGCTGATCGCGGCGAGCTGGGCGCTGGTGTTCGTCAACGGGCTCAATCTCGGCGTCGATTTCGCCGGCGGGCAGGAAATCCAGGCGACTTTCACCCAGAGCGATGAGGCCCCGGTCCCCGAGCTGCGCGAAAGCATCGCCGCGGTCGAGGGCGTGGGAGACCCTGTCGTCCAGCGTTTCGGCGAGGCGAACCAGGTTTCGATCCGCGTCAAGCTTCCGCCGGAGGCCGAGGGCAATCCCGCCTTTGCCGACGAGCTGACGAAGCGCATCACCACCGCGCTCGAAGCGGGTTATGACGATATCCAGATCGACGCGGTGAATTCGGTTTCGGGCAAGGTTTCGGGCGAATTCCGGCAGGACGCCATCCTTGCCCTGCTCGCCGCTATGGTGGCGGTCGCGCTCTACATCTGGATCCGGTTCGAATGGCAGTTCGGCGCCGGCGCGCTGTTCGCGCTGTTCCACGACGTGTCGCTGACGCTCGGCCTGTTCGCGCTGTTCCAGCTCGAATTTTCGCTGCAGATCATCGCCGCGATCCTCGCCATCATCGGCTATTCGCTGAATGACACGATCGTCGTGTTTGACCGCATCCGCGAAAATCTCAAGAAATACCGCAAGATGGGGATCGTCGAAGTGCTCGACCTTTCGATGAACGAGACGCTGGCGCGCACCGTTATGACCTCGCTCACCCTGCTCGTCGCGCTGCTGCCGCTGTTGCTGTTCGGTCCCGCGAGCCTGTTCGGCCTCGTGGCGGCGATCACTTTCGGCCTGTTCGTCGGGACCTATTCAAGCGTCTATCTCGCCTCGCCGGTGCTGATCTGGCTGGGGGTGGATTCGAACAGCTTCGTGCCGCGCGAAAGCGAGGCCGACCGCCAGGAAAAGATCGCGCGCGGCGAAGCCTGA
- a CDS encoding SIMPL domain-containing protein, with the protein MKTAISAALAAGALAIPAAPLHAASVEIEAEGPVIELNVYESITAEPDIVTVGAGVTTDAPTAVEAMRQNAQAMTRVIDRIKALGVDEKDIQTTGINLSARYDYDRENREQVFRGYTVSNRVSVKLRDIEGTGVVLDALVAAGATDISGPNFRLEDDAAAKDEARKRAIERAGARARAYAAMLDYDDVEVLQINETIEGRGPSPANAMRAMDAESVKVSATPVQPGMVETGVSISITYELVDDEEES; encoded by the coding sequence ATGAAGACTGCCATATCCGCCGCACTTGCTGCGGGCGCACTCGCGATCCCTGCTGCGCCGCTCCACGCCGCCAGCGTCGAGATCGAGGCCGAGGGCCCAGTGATCGAGCTCAATGTCTATGAAAGCATCACCGCCGAGCCCGACATCGTCACGGTCGGCGCGGGCGTCACCACCGATGCGCCGACTGCGGTCGAGGCGATGCGGCAGAATGCGCAGGCGATGACCCGGGTGATCGACCGGATCAAGGCGCTGGGCGTGGACGAGAAGGATATCCAGACCACCGGTATCAACCTTTCGGCCCGCTACGATTACGACCGCGAGAACCGCGAGCAGGTCTTTCGCGGCTACACCGTCTCCAACCGGGTGAGCGTCAAGCTGCGCGACATCGAGGGCACGGGCGTAGTGCTCGATGCGCTGGTGGCGGCAGGGGCGACGGATATTTCGGGGCCGAATTTCCGGCTCGAGGACGATGCCGCAGCCAAGGACGAGGCGCGCAAGCGGGCTATCGAACGCGCCGGGGCGCGGGCGCGGGCCTATGCTGCAATGCTCGACTACGACGATGTCGAGGTGCTTCAGATCAACGAGACGATAGAGGGGCGGGGGCCATCACCTGCAAACGCTATGCGCGCGATGGACGCCGAAAGCGTCAAGGTCAGCGCCACCCCGGTCCAGCCCGGAATGGTCGAAACCGGCGTCAGCATCTCGATCACCTACGAACTGGTCGATGACGAAGAGGAAAGCTGA
- a CDS encoding response regulator transcription factor: protein MRILIVEDEPTLGQQLKTTLEQNGYAVDLSTDGEDGHFLGSTEDYDAVILDLGLPEIDGLTVLGMWRREGRDFPVLVLTARDSWSDKVAGLDAGADDYLAKPFQTEELIARLRALIRRASGNTSSELTAGDVRLDTRSGRVTLAGEPVKLTAQEYKLLSYLMHHKGKVVSRTELIEHIYDQDFDRDSNTIEVFVTRIRKKLGAEVITTIRGLGYSLDDPADAPRA from the coding sequence ATGCGCATCCTGATCGTCGAAGATGAACCCACGCTCGGCCAGCAGTTGAAGACGACGCTGGAACAGAACGGCTATGCGGTGGACCTGTCCACCGATGGCGAAGACGGGCATTTCCTCGGCAGCACCGAAGATTACGACGCGGTCATCCTCGACCTCGGCCTGCCCGAGATCGACGGGCTGACCGTGCTCGGCATGTGGCGGCGCGAGGGGCGCGATTTTCCCGTGCTCGTCCTTACCGCGCGCGACAGCTGGTCGGACAAGGTCGCAGGGCTGGATGCGGGCGCGGACGACTATCTCGCAAAGCCGTTCCAGACCGAGGAGCTGATTGCCCGCCTGCGCGCGCTGATCCGCCGGGCGAGCGGGAACACCTCCTCCGAGCTGACCGCGGGCGATGTCCGGCTGGACACGCGTTCGGGCCGGGTGACGCTGGCGGGCGAGCCGGTGAAGCTCACGGCGCAGGAATACAAGCTTCTGTCCTACCTGATGCATCACAAGGGCAAGGTCGTCAGCCGCACCGAACTTATAGAGCATATCTACGACCAGGATTTCGACCGCGATTCCAACACGATCGAGGTTTTCGTCACCCGCATCCGCAAGAAACTCGGCGCAGAAGTGATCACGACGATCCGTGGCCTCGGTTACAGCCTCGACGACCCGGCAGACGCACCGCGGGCCTGA
- a CDS encoding sensor histidine kinase, producing the protein MRRRGSLARRMGLIATVWILVLLLGGGLALERTLTGQVEENFDEQLEYILTAMIASAEVQPGGEVSFYRVLGDQRFLEPGSGLYWQIDGDGQDPWPSRSLWDRTLELRGVVERDGGGGFDSEPRFYNSRQFEGEPLRIAERTVILPGSDTRWTFAVASATEEIDAQVQRVRLILIWSFAVLGLGLIGMALLQIRYGLSPLRRVRAAIQKLRTTGENRITEPLPEEVQPLVEELNALLAHSEKQAEEARRHAGNLAHALKTPLTVLTNAATARAPDLSDAVFRETRVMQRHVDHHLARARAVGRRAVGHARTNVRESAEAVRRAVERLHPEGRLDIAGSGSAEVAVERQDLDEILGNLIENAAKYGGGSVFVTIDQEPQADQCLIWIEDDGSGIPEAERTRIFGRGARLDTDKPGTGLGLAIVRDVVEIYGGSVRLGESEDLGGLLVELSLPRA; encoded by the coding sequence ATGCGTCGCCGCGGGAGCCTCGCGAGGCGCATGGGGCTTATCGCGACGGTCTGGATCCTCGTGCTCCTGCTGGGCGGCGGGCTTGCTCTCGAACGCACACTGACGGGCCAGGTCGAGGAGAATTTCGACGAACAGCTCGAATACATCCTCACCGCGATGATCGCCTCGGCCGAAGTGCAGCCCGGCGGCGAGGTGTCCTTCTACCGCGTGCTTGGCGACCAGCGTTTTCTCGAGCCCGGGAGCGGCCTCTATTGGCAGATCGACGGAGACGGACAGGATCCCTGGCCATCGCGCAGCCTGTGGGACCGCACGCTCGAACTGCGCGGCGTGGTCGAACGAGACGGCGGAGGCGGTTTCGACAGCGAACCGCGTTTCTACAATTCGCGCCAGTTCGAAGGCGAGCCGCTGCGCATCGCCGAGCGCACCGTGATCCTGCCCGGGAGCGACACGCGCTGGACCTTCGCGGTCGCGAGCGCGACGGAGGAAATCGACGCGCAGGTGCAGCGCGTGCGGCTGATCCTGATCTGGAGTTTCGCCGTGCTTGGTCTTGGCCTCATCGGCATGGCGCTGCTTCAGATCCGCTATGGCCTCTCCCCCCTGCGGCGGGTGCGCGCGGCGATCCAGAAACTGCGCACGACAGGTGAGAACCGCATCACCGAACCGCTGCCCGAAGAGGTCCAGCCGCTGGTCGAGGAATTGAACGCGTTGCTCGCCCATTCGGAGAAACAGGCCGAGGAAGCGCGCCGCCATGCGGGCAATCTCGCCCATGCACTCAAGACGCCGCTCACCGTGCTTACGAATGCCGCGACCGCGCGCGCACCGGACCTTTCGGACGCGGTGTTCCGGGAGACACGGGTGATGCAGCGCCATGTCGACCACCATCTCGCCCGGGCCCGCGCGGTCGGGCGGCGCGCGGTCGGTCATGCCCGCACCAATGTCCGCGAAAGCGCGGAAGCGGTGCGCCGCGCGGTCGAGCGGCTCCACCCCGAAGGCCGGCTCGATATCGCGGGAAGCGGCTCCGCCGAAGTCGCGGTCGAGCGGCAGGACCTCGACGAGATACTCGGCAATCTCATCGAGAATGCGGCGAAATATGGCGGCGGCAGCGTGTTCGTGACGATCGACCAGGAACCGCAGGCCGACCAATGCCTGATCTGGATCGAGGATGACGGTTCCGGAATTCCCGAGGCCGAGCGCACTCGCATTTTCGGTCGCGGCGCGCGGCTCGACACCGACAAGCCGGGCACCGGGCTCGGCCTCGCCATCGTGCGCGACGTGGTGGAGATCTATGGCGGCTCGGTAAGGCTGGGCGAGAGCGAGGACCTTGGCGGCCTGCTCGTCGAACTCAGCCTGCCGCGCGCCTGA
- a CDS encoding ABC-F family ATP-binding cassette domain-containing protein, producing MAQPPILSLEDISLQQGGRWLFGRGPNSDGPEPIDLHVLPGDRIALIGRNGAGKTTLLRLITGRIEADRGLRRVKPGTRIVFLEQDPDFSEAATLMDFALAGEDAPAPHEVEAIAGQLGIEMNREAATASGGERRRAAIARALAQDPDLLLLDEPTNHLDLSAIDWLEDWLSRYRGAFITISHDRTFLKRLTRATLWLDRGTLRRKEVGFGGYEAWEEQVYAEEARAAEKLDARLKIEAHWLERGVTARRKRNQGRLEKLHQMRATRAAMISTSGTAKLKLSSDEDFKSKSVIVAEGITKSFGNRTVIKPFSLRIQRGDRIGIVGANGAGKTTLLKMLTGEMEPDSGTITHARTLSGVMIDQQRKLLEPDASVRQILAEGGDWIDVRGHRKHVQAYLKEFLFDPGIVDTKVGILSGGERSRLLLAREFARTANLIVLDEPTNDLDLETLDLLQEVIADFEGTVLIVSHDRDFLDRTVTVTLGLDGSGKVDIVAGGYEDWEAKRKKPVAGSTRTKSGTAEAPAPSPPPPKADKLSYKDQRDYETLPQRIEELEAAIAKGEAILSDPDLFAKDPQRFATISKGIENARAEKDAAEERWLDLAERVEG from the coding sequence ATGGCCCAGCCCCCGATCCTCTCGCTCGAAGACATCTCGCTCCAGCAGGGCGGGCGCTGGCTGTTCGGCCGGGGCCCCAATAGCGATGGCCCGGAACCGATCGATCTGCATGTGCTGCCCGGGGACCGGATCGCGCTCATCGGGCGCAACGGCGCGGGCAAGACGACGCTGCTGCGGCTCATCACCGGTCGGATCGAGGCCGATCGAGGGCTTCGCCGGGTCAAGCCCGGCACACGGATCGTGTTCCTCGAACAGGACCCGGATTTCAGCGAGGCGGCGACCCTGATGGACTTCGCACTGGCGGGCGAGGACGCGCCCGCGCCGCACGAAGTGGAAGCCATTGCCGGCCAGCTCGGCATCGAAATGAACCGCGAGGCGGCGACCGCCAGCGGCGGCGAGCGGCGCCGCGCCGCGATCGCCCGCGCACTGGCTCAGGACCCTGACCTGCTGCTGCTCGACGAGCCGACCAACCATCTCGACCTGTCGGCGATCGACTGGCTGGAGGACTGGCTGTCGCGCTATCGCGGCGCCTTCATCACGATCAGCCACGACCGCACCTTCCTCAAGCGGCTGACCCGAGCGACCCTGTGGCTCGACCGGGGAACGCTGCGGCGCAAGGAAGTCGGCTTCGGCGGCTACGAGGCGTGGGAAGAACAGGTCTATGCCGAAGAAGCGCGCGCCGCCGAGAAGCTCGATGCCAGGCTCAAGATCGAGGCGCACTGGCTCGAACGCGGGGTCACCGCGCGGCGCAAGCGCAACCAGGGGCGACTGGAAAAGCTCCACCAGATGCGCGCGACGCGGGCGGCGATGATCTCGACCAGCGGGACGGCCAAGCTCAAGCTGTCGAGCGACGAGGACTTCAAGTCCAAATCGGTGATCGTCGCGGAAGGCATCACCAAGAGTTTCGGGAACCGCACCGTCATCAAGCCCTTCTCCTTACGCATCCAGCGCGGCGACCGGATCGGGATCGTCGGCGCGAACGGGGCGGGCAAGACGACGCTGCTCAAGATGCTGACGGGCGAGATGGAGCCCGACAGCGGCACGATCACCCATGCCAGGACCCTGTCGGGCGTCATGATCGACCAGCAGAGGAAACTGCTCGAACCCGATGCGAGTGTGCGCCAGATCCTTGCCGAGGGCGGGGACTGGATCGACGTGCGCGGCCACCGCAAACACGTCCAGGCCTATCTCAAGGAATTCCTGTTCGATCCCGGCATTGTCGATACCAAGGTCGGCATATTGTCGGGCGGAGAGCGTTCGCGCCTGCTGCTCGCCCGCGAATTCGCACGCACGGCGAACCTCATCGTGCTGGACGAACCGACCAACGATCTCGACCTCGAGACGCTCGACCTTTTGCAGGAAGTGATCGCCGATTTCGAGGGGACCGTGCTGATCGTCAGCCACGACCGCGACTTCCTCGATCGCACGGTGACGGTCACGCTGGGCCTCGACGGGTCGGGCAAGGTCGATATCGTCGCTGGCGGCTACGAGGACTGGGAGGCGAAGCGGAAGAAGCCGGTTGCCGGAAGCACCAGGACGAAAAGCGGGACCGCTGAAGCGCCCGCGCCTTCCCCGCCTCCGCCCAAGGCGGACAAGCTGTCCTACAAGGACCAGCGCGATTACGAGACGCTGCCGCAGCGGATCGAGGAGCTCGAAGCCGCGATCGCGAAAGGCGAGGCGATCCTGTCCGACCCCGATCTCTTCGCCAAGGACCCGCAGCGTTTCGCGACCATTTCCAAGGGCATCGAGAACGCCCGCGCCGAAAAGGACGCCGCCGAGGAGCGCTGGCTAGATCTCGCCGAGCGGGTCGAGGGGTGA
- a CDS encoding helix-turn-helix domain-containing protein: protein MINRIRDIRKAKGLTLAELAEACDPPTTAQTIGRLETGMRNLSLKWMDRIGRALGVDPETLVRSDESPAPSVVAELGANGAEALRSPREALLPTDLAEARGEALAVIEVTASTGEYRPGDRLWLRRIAPEEAGRAINRDCLVPRPGGRFAFGRLIDRQGTMIGLLPPGSGQKQLVVDNPPWIGLAVMLVRAL, encoded by the coding sequence ATGATCAACCGCATCCGCGACATCCGCAAGGCCAAGGGCCTCACGCTGGCGGAACTCGCCGAGGCCTGCGATCCGCCCACGACCGCGCAGACGATCGGTCGGCTCGAGACCGGAATGCGAAACCTGTCGCTCAAATGGATGGACCGGATTGGCCGCGCTCTGGGCGTCGACCCGGAAACCCTCGTGCGTTCGGACGAAAGCCCCGCCCCCAGCGTCGTCGCAGAACTCGGCGCGAACGGAGCCGAAGCGCTGCGATCCCCGCGCGAGGCGTTGCTTCCGACCGATCTTGCCGAAGCGCGCGGAGAAGCGCTGGCCGTGATCGAGGTCACCGCAAGCACCGGCGAGTACCGCCCCGGCGACCGGCTATGGCTGCGGCGGATCGCACCCGAGGAAGCGGGCCGCGCGATCAACCGCGACTGCCTCGTCCCGCGCCCCGGGGGGCGGTTCGCCTTCGGCCGCCTGATCGACCGGCAGGGGACCATGATCGGCCTTCTTCCCCCGGGGAGCGGGCAGAAACAGCTGGTGGTCGACAATCCGCCCTGGATCGGCCTTGCTGTCATGCTGGTGCGCGCATTGTGA
- a CDS encoding glycosyltransferase: MRHVLVLSTLWPNPVAPRFGTFVARSLEALAKRGDWRVTVINPIGLPPITLGRYRDLAEVEDRAEEGGLTVHRPRFTLIPRIGGRRNGAAIARAALPLAREIHDEQPIDLVDAQFFFPDGPAAARIARALDRPFSIKARGSDITYWGTLDYAREQMLRAAKRADGLLAVSAALKREMEALGMEGDKITVHYTGLDRDRFRPLAHTQLRAQLGGELGIVMPDNAPLLICVGALIERKGQHIALDALTEVPGAHLVLVGQGEQEGQLKGQARALGLADRVHFVGLLDHDVLPLMLSAADAMVLPSANEGLANAWVEALACGTPVVTCDVGGAREVITSELAGRLVPRDPKAVAAGINAVLNDPPPRQAVADLVERFSWEENAARLADYYESLLAAKD; this comes from the coding sequence ATGAGGCATGTCCTCGTCCTCAGCACGCTATGGCCCAACCCGGTCGCGCCGCGCTTTGGCACATTCGTCGCGCGTTCGCTCGAGGCGCTGGCGAAGCGCGGCGACTGGCGCGTCACCGTGATCAATCCGATCGGCCTGCCACCGATCACTCTCGGCCGGTATCGCGACCTTGCTGAAGTCGAAGATCGTGCCGAGGAAGGCGGGCTGACCGTTCACCGGCCGCGATTCACGTTGATCCCCAGAATCGGCGGTCGCCGCAACGGAGCTGCGATCGCGAGAGCCGCCTTGCCGCTGGCGCGCGAAATCCATGACGAGCAGCCGATCGACCTCGTCGATGCGCAGTTCTTTTTCCCCGATGGCCCGGCGGCCGCGCGGATCGCGCGTGCGCTGGACCGTCCGTTTTCGATCAAGGCCCGCGGGAGCGACATCACCTATTGGGGCACGCTCGACTATGCGCGCGAACAAATGCTCCGCGCGGCGAAACGGGCGGACGGGCTGCTGGCGGTGAGCGCCGCTCTCAAACGCGAGATGGAGGCGCTCGGCATGGAAGGCGACAAGATCACCGTCCATTACACCGGGCTCGACAGGGATCGCTTCCGCCCGCTTGCGCACACGCAATTGCGCGCGCAGCTGGGCGGCGAGCTCGGCATCGTCATGCCCGACAATGCCCCGCTGCTTATCTGTGTCGGCGCGCTTATCGAGCGCAAGGGCCAGCACATCGCACTGGACGCGCTGACCGAGGTGCCGGGCGCGCATCTCGTGCTGGTCGGGCAAGGCGAGCAGGAGGGGCAGCTCAAGGGCCAGGCACGCGCGCTGGGGCTGGCGGACCGGGTTCATTTCGTCGGCCTGCTCGATCATGACGTGCTGCCGCTCATGCTCTCGGCAGCAGACGCGATGGTGCTTCCGAGCGCCAATGAGGGGCTCGCCAATGCCTGGGTCGAAGCGCTCGCCTGCGGGACTCCGGTCGTCACCTGCGATGTGGGCGGCGCGCGCGAAGTCATCACGAGCGAGCTTGCCGGAAGGCTGGTTCCACGCGACCCCAAGGCGGTGGCGGCGGGGATCAACGCGGTGCTCAACGATCCTCCGCCAAGGCAGGCCGTTGCCGATCTCGTCGAACGCTTCAGCTGGGAGGAAAACGCGGCGCGGCTCGCCGACTATTACGAAAGCCTTCTGGCCGCGAAGGATTGA
- a CDS encoding DUF6456 domain-containing protein yields the protein MKRELVERELTTEGPRRAGSAQGKRRTVTVNVGESPLAWLHARGHLDDRLFDAGEALRGDYERAQLSANVTMRWDPVRVKSTGERALTPTERQVAAKRRFDEAIAHAGRGLDDILWRVVCANEGLPDAEKALGWPVRSGKLVLRIALERVAEYYRIR from the coding sequence ATGAAACGCGAACTGGTCGAACGCGAATTGACCACCGAAGGCCCGCGGAGGGCGGGCAGCGCGCAGGGCAAACGCCGCACGGTCACGGTCAATGTCGGCGAATCCCCACTCGCATGGTTGCATGCGCGCGGCCATCTCGATGACCGGCTGTTCGATGCCGGCGAGGCGTTGCGGGGCGATTACGAGCGCGCCCAGCTGTCCGCGAACGTCACCATGCGCTGGGATCCTGTCCGGGTGAAGTCGACCGGCGAGCGTGCGCTTACGCCGACCGAGCGACAGGTCGCCGCCAAGCGCCGCTTCGACGAGGCGATCGCGCATGCGGGTAGGGGGCTCGACGACATTCTCTGGCGCGTGGTGTGCGCGAACGAGGGGCTTCCGGATGCCGAAAAGGCGCTCGGCTGGCCGGTGCGCAGCGGCAAGCTGGTGCTGCGGATCGCGCTCGAACGGGTGGCGGAGTATTACCGGATAAGGTGA
- a CDS encoding sigma-70 family RNA polymerase sigma factor encodes MKGSLAPKPPGSTPAEDRYDAALVARIAAREEAALAEAITAHASLLHRIAYRMLGDAHEAEDVAQEALLRLWDKAPGLAGRTIRLGPWLKRVTVNLAIDRLRAGRRNAQEEVPERADEAPLADDVIAGEQRDAMARALIAALPERQRAAIVLTYYEDLANAEAAEILEMSIKAFESLLHRARAALRKAFEAQAAAAGDPS; translated from the coding sequence ATGAAGGGGAGCCTCGCTCCGAAGCCGCCGGGCTCAACGCCCGCCGAGGACAGGTACGACGCGGCGCTCGTCGCGCGCATCGCCGCGCGCGAGGAAGCCGCTCTCGCGGAGGCGATCACGGCGCATGCCTCGCTTCTTCACCGGATCGCCTACCGGATGCTGGGTGACGCGCACGAAGCCGAGGATGTCGCGCAGGAAGCCCTGCTGAGGCTCTGGGACAAGGCACCCGGCCTTGCCGGGCGGACGATCCGGCTGGGGCCATGGCTCAAGCGGGTGACGGTCAATCTGGCGATTGACCGCCTGCGCGCTGGCCGCCGCAACGCCCAAGAAGAGGTGCCCGAGCGCGCCGACGAGGCCCCGCTTGCCGACGATGTGATCGCCGGCGAGCAGCGCGATGCCATGGCCCGCGCACTGATCGCCGCGCTGCCCGAGCGCCAGCGGGCCGCGATCGTGCTGACCTATTACGAAGACCTCGCCAATGCCGAGGCGGCCGAGATCTTGGAGATGAGCATAAAGGCCTTCGAATCCCTCCTCCACCGCGCCCGCGCCGCTCTGCGCAAGGCGTTCGAGGCGCAGGCGGCGGCCGCAGGAGATCCGTCATGA